From Catharus ustulatus isolate bCatUst1 chromosome 6, bCatUst1.pri.v2, whole genome shotgun sequence, a single genomic window includes:
- the KLHDC2 gene encoding kelch domain-containing protein 2, whose amino-acid sequence MAEENEELPADEELPAPAEDGFEQLENDSPAERSGHVAVTDGRCMYVWGGYKNAQVRGFYDFYLPRDEIWIYNMETGRWKKSKTEGDVPPSMSGSCAVCVDRVVYLFGGHHARGNTNKFYMLNARSTDKVLQWVRVECQGVPPSSKDKLGVWVHKNRLIFFGGYGYFPEGKQRGTFEFDETSFWNSGLPRGWNDHVHILDLETFTWSQPITMGKTPSPRAAHACATVGNRGFVFGGRYRESRMNDFYYLNLDTWEWNEILTQGLCPVGRSWHSLTPISSDHLFLFGGFTTDKQPLSDAWIYCISKNEWVPFEHNYSEKPRLWHTACASEEGEVIIFGGCANNLLAHSKAAHSNEILVFSLQPRSLVRLCLEAVICFKEMLASSWHCLPKHLLHSVNQRFGSNNTSGS is encoded by the exons ATGGCCGAGGAGAACGAGGAGCTGCCGGCGGACGAGGAGCTGCCCGCGCCGGCCGAGGACGGCTTTGAGCAGCTGGAGAACGACAGCCCCGCCGAGCGCAGCGGGCACGTGGCCGTCACCGACGGGCGCTGCATGTACGTCTGGGGAGGATACAAG AACGCCCAGGTCCGGGGATTTTATGACTTCTACCTGCCTAGGGATGAAATATGGATCTACAACATGGAAACTGGAAGATG GAAGAAGAGCAAGACAGAGGGAGATGTTCCCCCCTCCATGtctggcagctgtgctgtgtgtgtggacAGAGTGGTTTATCTCTTCGGGGGGCACCACGCCCGGGGCAACACCAACAAG ttCTACATGTTAAATGCCAGATCCACGGACAAGGTGCTGCAGTGGGTGAGAGTGGAGTGCCAGGGGGTGCCCCCCTCATCCAAGGACAAACTGGGGGTGTGGGTGCACAAGAACAG GCTGATATTTTTTGGAGGCTATGGCTATTTTCCTGAAGGGAAACAACGTGGAACATTTGAATTTGATGAAACCTCTTTTTGG aatTCAGGTCTTCCTAGAGGGTGGAATGACCATGTGCACATTCTGGATCTTGAAACTTTCACTTGGAGCCAGCCTATAACCATG ggCAAGACCCCGTCCCCTCGAGCCGCCCACGCCTGTGCCACGGTTGGGAACAGGGGATTTGTGTTTGGAGGCAGATACAGG GAGTCCAGAATGAACGACTTCTACTACCTGAACCTGGACACCTGGGAGTGGAACGAAAT ACTCACCCAAGGCCTGTGCCCCGTGGGCCGATCGTGGCATTCCTTAACGCCGATTTCCTCCGATCACCTCTTCCTCTTTGGAGGCTTCACCACGGACAAGCAGCCCCTGA gtGATGCCTGGATTTATTGTATCAGCAAGAACGAGTGGGTACCATTTGAGCATAACTACTCTGAAAAACCAAG GCTGTGGCACACGGCCTGTGCCAGCGAGGAGGGCGAGGTGATCATCTTTGGGGGCTGTGCCAACAACCTTCTGGCCCATTCCAAAGCT GCTCACAGTAATGAAATCCTCGTGTTCTCCCTACAACCAAGATCCCTTGTCAG GCTGTGCCTCGAGGCTGTGATTTGTTTCAAGGAGATGTTGGCCAGCTCGTGGCACTGCCTGCCCAAGCACCTCCTGCACAGCGTGAACCAGCGCTTCGGCAGCAACAACACCTCGGGCTCCTGA
- the NEMF gene encoding nuclear export mediator factor NEMF → MKSRFSTVDIRAVLAELRQSLLGMRVNNVYDVDNKTYLIRLQKPDCKATLLLESGIRIHLTEFEWPKNMMPSSFAMKCRKHLKTRRLASVSQLGIDRIVDLQFGSEQAAYHLILELYDRGNIVLTDHEYLILNILRFRTDEADDVRFAVRERYPVDSAKVPVPLPTLDRLTEIISNAPKGEQLKRVLNPLLPYGATLIEHCLIEAGFSGAVKIDQHLENKENLEKVLSALEKAEEYMALTENFSGKGYVIQKREKKPSLEPDKPAEDIYTYEEFHPFLFSQHSKCPYLEFDSFNKATDEFYSKLEGQKIDLKALQQEKQALKKLENVRKDHEHRLEALQQAQEADKLKGELIEMNLEVVDRAIQVVRSALANQIDWTEIGAIVKEAQAQGDPVATAIKELKLQTNHITMLLRNPYVLSEEEEEEDDADVEKEETEEPKGKKKKNKTKQLKKPQKNKPLLVDVDLNLSAYANAKKYYDHKRHAAKKTQKTVEAAEKAFKSAEKKTKQTLREVQTVTTIQKARKVYWFEKFLWFISSENYLVIAGRDQQQNELIVKRYLRPGDIYVHADLHGATSCVIKNPSGEPIPPRTLTEAGTMALCYSAAWDARVVTSAWWVSHSQVSKTAPTGEYLTTGSFMIRGKKNFLPPSYLMMGFSFLFKVDESCVWRHREERKVKVQDEDLDTVSSSASELVAEEVELLDGGDSSSEEEKAEAEEAPEAEEAPEAEEATAESAHEEGGAELEQGGGNTPAPEADSEEEDGESEEEHPEPKREVKEEEEVNYPDTTIDLSHLQSQRSLQKIIPKEEEPSLSDSRAQGRRHLSAKERREMKKKKQQNCENSELSEEKQKETEAETQAPAAPNSHKAAPAPQPIKRGQKSKMKKMKEKYRDQDEEDRELIMKLLGSAGSNREDKGKKGKKGKTKEEAAKKQQQKSKPVRRAAGAGKESLAGILHEAQELGLEELQEEKEEQDQEQPGLEDSQALLDSLTGQPHPEDILLFAVPICAPYTAMTNYKYKVKLTPGTQKKGKAAKIALHNFMQSKEASAREKDLFRSVKDTDLSRNIPGKVKVSAPHLQNMKKK, encoded by the exons ATGAAGTCCCGCTTCAGCACCGTCGACATCCGCGCGGTGCTCGCCGAGCTGCGGCAGAG CTTGTTGGGAATGAGAGTGAACAACGTTTATGATGTGGATAACAAGACCTATCTCATTCGCCTGCAAAA ACCAGACTGCAaggccacactgctgctggaatCTGGGATACGGATCCACCTGACGGAGTTTGAGTGGCCAAAGAACATGATGCCATCCAGCTTTGCCATGAAG TGCCGGAAGCACCTGAAGACGCGGCGCCTGGCGAGCGTCAGCCAGCTGGGCATCGACCGCATCGTGGACCTGCAGTTCGGCAGCGAGCAGGCAGCCTACCACCTCATCCTGGAGCTCTATGACAGG gggaaCATTGTCCTCACTGACCACGAGTACCTGATCCTGAACATCCTGAGGTTCCGCACGGACGAGGCCGACGACGTCAGGTTTGCGGTGCGGGAGCGCTACCCGGTGGACAGTGCCAAAGTTCCTgtgcccctgcccaccctggaCAG GTTAACTGAAATCATATCAAATGCACCCAAAGGGGAGCAGCTGAAGAGGGTTCTGAACCCCCTGCTTC CTTATGGAGCCACTCTCATTGAGCACTGCCTTATAGAAGCTGGATTTTCTGGAGCTGTCAAAATAGATCAACATCTGGAAAATAAAG aaaaccTTGAAAAGGTTCTCTCAGCTctggagaaagcagaagaaTACATGGCCCTCACTGAGAACTTCAGTGGAAAG GGTTATGTTAtccagaaaagggagaaaaagccaAGTCTGGAACCAGATAAACCAGCAGAAGATATCTACAC ATATGAGGAATTTCatcctttcttgttttctcaACATTCAAAATGCCCCTACTTGGAATTTGACTCATTCAATAAG GCCACAGACGAGTTCTACTCCAAGCTGGAGGGGCAGAAGATTGACCTGAAGGCCTTGCAGCAG gaaaaacaagccTTGAAGAAACTTGAAAATGTCCGTAAGGACCACGAGCACAGACTGGAAGCTCTCCAGCAGGCTCAG GAAGCTGATAAGCTGAAGGGGGAGCTGATAGAGATGAACCTGGAGGTGGTGGACAGGGCCATCCAGGTGGTGCGCAGCGCCTTGGCCAACCAGATCGACTGGACCGAGATCGGCGCCATCGTCAAGGAGGCCCAGGCCCAGGGGGACCCCGTGGCCACGGCAATCAAAGAGTTAAAGCTGCAGACCAACCACATCACCATGCTGCTGAG GAACCCCTATGTGTTatctgaagaggaagaggaggaggatgatgcTGATGTagagaaggaagaaacagaagaaccaaagggcaaaaagaaaaagaataaaaccaaacagctgaagaaacctcagaaaaacaaacccttaCTGGTTGATGTTGATCTCAATTTGTCTGCCTATGCCAATGCCAAAAA GTACTATGATCACAAAAGACACGCAGCCAAGAAAACTCAGAAGACAGTGGAAGCTGcagaaaag GCTTTTAAATCAGCTGAGAAGAAGACAAAGCAAACCCTGAGGGAGGTTCAGACAGTCACCACCATCCAGAAAGCCAGGAAGGTTTATTG GTTTGAGAAGTTCCTGTGGTTCATCAGCTCTGAGAATTACCTGGTGATTGCTGGCAGGGATCAGCAGCAGAACGAGCTGATCGTGAAGCGCTACCTCAGACCTG GGGACATCTACGTGCACGCGGATCTGCACGGAGCCACCAGCTGCGTGATCAAGAACCCCTCAG gtgagcccatcCCCCCGCGGACGCTGACCGAGGCCGGCACCATGGCCCTGTGCTACAGCGCTGCCTGGGACGCCCGCGTGGTCACCAGCGCCTGGTGGGTCTCCCACAGCCAG GTTTCTAAAACTGCCCCCACAGGAGAATATCTCACCACTGGGAGCTTCATGATCCGag ggaaaaagaatTTCCTTCCACCTTCCTATCTGATGATGGGCTTCAGCTTCTTGTTTAAG GTGGATGAAAGCTGTGTGTGGAGACACCGGGAGGAGAGGAAGGTCAAAGTCCAGGATGAGGATCTGGACACAGtttccagcagtgccagtgaGCTGGTGGCTGAGGAGGTGGAACTTCTAG atggaggagacagcagcagtgaggaggaaaaAGCTGAGGCTGAGGAAGCTCCAGAGGCTGAGGAAGCTCCAGAGGCTGAGGAAGCCACAGCTGAGAGTGCCCATGAGGAGggtggtgctgagctggagcagggaggagggaacactcctgctccagaggctgactctgaggaggaggatggagaatCTGAGGAGGAACATCCAGAGCCAAAGAGGGAagtgaaggaggaggaggaggtgaatTATCCAGACACCACAATTGACCTGTCACACCTTCAGTCCCAGAG ATCCCTGCAGAAAATCATCCCCAAAGAGGAAGAGCCCAGCTTG AGTGACAGCAGGGCCCAGGGCCGGAGGCACCTCTCTGCCAAGGAGAGGAG AgaaatgaagaagaagaagcagcagaactgTGAGAACTCAGAGCTGtcagaagagaagcagaaggagaCAGAGGCAGAGACccaagctccagctgctcccaacAGCCAcaaggctgctccagcccctcagcccaTCAAGAGGGGCCAGAAG AGTAAAATGAAGAAGATGAAGGAGAAGTACAGGGACCAGGACGAGGAGGACCGGGAGCTCATCATGAAGCTGCTGGGG TCTGCAGGCTCCAACAGGgaggacaaagggaaaaaagggaagaagggGAAGACAAAAGAAGAAGCAGCCAAGAAGcaacagcagaaaagcaaaccTGTGCGTCGTGCGGCCGGAGCGGGCAAGGAGAGCCTGGCAGGAATTCTGCACGAGGCACAGGAGCTgggcctggaggagctgcaggaggagaag gaggagcaggaccaggagcagccaggactgGAG gacagccaggccctgctggaCTCCCTGACTGGGCAGCCCCACCCCGAGGACATCCTGCTCTTTGCTGTGCCCATCTGTGCTCCCTACACAGCCATGACCAACTACAA GTATAAAGTGAAGCTCACTCCAGGCACGCAGAAGAAGGGCAAAG CTGCCAAGATTGCCTTGCACAATTTCATGCAGTCCAAAGAAGCCAGTGCACGGGAGAAGGATCTGTTCCGGAGTGTCAAG GACACAGATTTGTCAAGAAATATTCCTGGGAAGGTGAAAGTGTCTGCACCTCACCTGCAGAACATGAAGAAGAAGTGA